In Aegilops tauschii subsp. strangulata cultivar AL8/78 chromosome 3, Aet v6.0, whole genome shotgun sequence, one genomic interval encodes:
- the LOC109777405 gene encoding fasciclin-like arabinogalactan protein 11 codes for MAAMQRLVLLLSVAIAASAQGPAVAPAAPTTPTAPAAPAPAAGTTNITGVLAKAGQFNTFIRLLKSTGVAAQIDNQLNNSFGSGMTVFAPTDNAFTSLASGTLNSLSDSQKNALIQYHVLSTAIPMSQFDTVSNPLRTQAGSTSPAQYPLNVTAEGQQVNITTGVVNATVDNTLYTGDQLVVYQVNKVLLPMAIAGTAAPAPAPLAPTKTKGKTPTSTVADAPEAEASTDTSLAAPARVVTLTGGGVVAVVHVLALACVWWGL; via the coding sequence ATGGCAGCCATGCAGAGACTTGTGCTCCTTCTGTCCGTGGCGATCGCGGCGTCGGCGCAGGGCCCGGCGGTGGCGCCCGCGGCGCCGACGACGCCCACGGCCCCGGCGGCGCCCGCTCCGGCGGCCGGCACGACGAACATCACGGGGGTGCTGGCCAAGGCCGGGCAGTTCAACACCTTCATCCGGCTGCTCAAGTCGACGGGCGTGGCGGCGCAGATCGACAACCAGCTCAACAACAGCTTCGGCAGCGGCATGACGGTGTTCGCGCCCACCGACAACGCCTTCACCTCGCTCGCCTCCGGCACGCTCAACTCGCTGTCCGACAGCCAGAAGAACGCGCTCATCCAGTACCACGTCCTCTCCACCGCCATCCCCATGTCGCAGTTCGACACCGTCAGCAACCCGCTCCGCACGCAGGCCGGCAGCACCTCCCCCGCCCAGTACCCGCTCAACGTCACCGCCGAGGGCCAGCAGGTCAACATCACCACCGGCGTCGTCAACGCCACCGTCGACAACACGCTCTACACCGGCGACCAGCTCGTCGTCTACCAGGTCAACAAGGTGCTCCTGCCCATGGCCATCGCCGGCACGGCCGCACCCGCGCCCGCGCCGCTCGCGCCCACCAAGACCAAGGGGAAGACGCCCACGTCGACGGTCGCCGACGCGCCCGAGGCCGAAGCGTCGACGGACACGTCGCTCGCGGCGCCGGCACGGGTGGTCACACTCACAGGAGGTGGTGTCGTCGCGGTGGTTCACGTGCTTGCCCTGGCCTGCGTCTGGTGGGGGCTGTGA